One Dictyoglomus thermophilum H-6-12 DNA window includes the following coding sequences:
- a CDS encoding RNA recognition motif domain-containing protein, which yields MVKTLYVGNLSWQTTEEDIKGLFGGEGEIQSVRLITDRNTGRSKGFAFVETTEEVAQKLIDSYNGYEFNGRKIVVSEARPKEERRSYSGRNHTRRF from the coding sequence TTGGTTAAGACACTGTATGTAGGCAACCTTTCATGGCAGACCACCGAAGAGGATATCAAAGGACTTTTCGGAGGAGAAGGAGAGATCCAAAGTGTTAGATTGATTACCGATCGTAATACTGGAAGATCCAAGGGATTTGCTTTTGTAGAGACTACCGAAGAAGTAGCACAGAAGCTTATTGATTCTTACAATGGTTATGAATTTAATGGAAGAAAGATCGTTGTAAGCGAAGCAAGGCCTAAGGAAGAGCGTAGGTCTTATTCTGGTAGAAATCATACCAGAAGATTTTAA
- a CDS encoding glycoside hydrolase family 38 N-terminal domain-containing protein: protein MSEKYLLEQWNFWLDEIYSYSIIKKYILDEWGFTDKKEEAENLSNLEKIKLGERWKKVSLPVYFVKRFKLLENFKNYPLYIHIDVGGEAFLFLNKKPYAGINPYHKDHKIPYQEDYLFLIEAVPKGLFGQNQKNPIFKEAYIYQKDEELYRAWLAFYLIREFGLLLEETNKELQKRVQNILEETLGKIDLISSHREFIQRIQNTKFTLDLINGLWSQPEFENIEKPIPNDLRESIIHYSQLALRMLSHLKEKYPNLGELYAIGHAHIDYAWLWPREETIRKAQRTFSTILNLMENYSDFIFLQSSAQIYQDIKENNIYLFEKIKERVKEGRWIIEGGTWVENDCQLPCGESFVRQFLYAQKFFEKEFGIRCKLAWLPDTFGFNPNLPQILKKSGIKYFATTKLTWNETNTFPYDLFLWKGIDGTKVIAHIFGKNCGYNGTTEIKEIWKTFNDFQQKDIISSLIYSYGYGDGGGGPTYEMIERLNLLKDFPLIPEIKKENPIDFLEKINEEKLPLYYGDLYLELHRGTFTTQGRIKRLHRMAENHLITIESLSTILNILENISYPKEEIDKNWKKLLRNEFHDILPGSSIKEVYEDTEKEMKEILDFKINFPLIG from the coding sequence ATGAGTGAGAAATATTTATTAGAACAATGGAACTTTTGGTTAGACGAAATTTATAGCTACTCTATTATAAAGAAATATATCTTAGATGAATGGGGCTTTACAGATAAAAAAGAAGAAGCTGAAAACCTATCAAACTTAGAAAAAATAAAACTTGGGGAGAGATGGAAAAAGGTTTCTCTCCCCGTATATTTCGTAAAAAGATTCAAATTATTAGAAAACTTCAAAAACTATCCCCTTTATATACATATAGATGTAGGTGGAGAGGCTTTTTTATTCTTAAATAAAAAGCCTTATGCTGGTATAAATCCCTATCATAAGGATCACAAAATCCCCTATCAAGAAGACTATCTTTTTCTTATAGAGGCAGTTCCTAAAGGCCTTTTCGGACAAAATCAGAAAAATCCAATTTTCAAAGAAGCATACATTTACCAAAAAGATGAGGAATTATATAGAGCATGGCTCGCCTTCTATCTCATAAGGGAATTTGGCCTCCTCTTAGAAGAGACAAATAAAGAACTCCAGAAGAGAGTCCAAAATATCTTAGAGGAAACCCTTGGCAAAATTGATTTAATAAGTTCCCATCGGGAATTTATACAAAGAATTCAAAACACAAAATTTACCTTAGACCTTATAAATGGACTTTGGAGCCAGCCTGAATTTGAAAACATTGAGAAACCCATACCCAACGATTTAAGAGAGTCCATTATTCACTACTCCCAATTAGCATTAAGAATGCTCTCTCATTTAAAAGAGAAATATCCCAACTTAGGAGAGTTATATGCCATAGGACATGCTCATATAGATTATGCGTGGTTATGGCCAAGAGAGGAGACTATAAGAAAAGCTCAAAGAACCTTTTCTACTATTCTCAACCTTATGGAGAACTATTCAGATTTTATCTTTCTTCAAAGCAGTGCCCAGATTTACCAAGACATAAAAGAAAATAATATTTATCTTTTTGAAAAGATAAAAGAAAGGGTAAAAGAAGGAAGATGGATAATTGAGGGAGGAACATGGGTAGAAAACGACTGTCAACTTCCTTGTGGAGAATCCTTTGTAAGGCAATTTTTATATGCCCAAAAGTTCTTCGAAAAGGAATTTGGAATAAGATGTAAACTTGCATGGCTTCCCGACACCTTCGGATTCAATCCTAATCTTCCCCAAATTCTAAAAAAGTCAGGAATTAAATACTTTGCAACCACAAAACTAACTTGGAATGAAACTAATACTTTTCCTTATGATCTCTTCTTGTGGAAGGGCATAGACGGAACAAAGGTTATAGCTCATATTTTTGGAAAAAACTGTGGTTATAATGGAACCACAGAGATTAAAGAGATTTGGAAGACTTTTAATGATTTCCAACAAAAAGACATAATAAGTTCACTTATTTACTCCTATGGTTATGGTGATGGAGGCGGTGGTCCCACCTATGAGATGATTGAAAGACTTAATCTTCTTAAAGATTTTCCTTTAATTCCTGAAATTAAAAAAGAAAATCCAATTGACTTCTTAGAAAAAATAAACGAAGAAAAACTTCCATTGTATTATGGAGATCTATATTTAGAACTTCATAGAGGAACTTTTACAACCCAAGGGAGAATAAAAAGACTACACAGGATGGCAGAAAATCATTTAATAACCATAGAAAGTCTAAGTACCATACTTAATATCTTAGAGAATATATCTTATCCTAAGGAAGAAATAGATAAAAATTGGAAAAAACTTCTAAGAAATGAATTTCATGACATCCTTCCTGGATCCTCTATAAAAGAGGTCTATGAAGATACTGAAAAAGAAATGAAAGAAATTTTAGATTTTAAGATTAATTTTCCCCTCATCGGCTAA
- a CDS encoding methionine synthase, whose amino-acid sequence MKEIKLPILPTTSVGSFPKPDYLVKARNQYARGLIPYSTLHELELKATEEVIRLQEEIGIDILVHGEMERGDMATYFAENLEGFTISGLVRSYGNRYYKKPIVIGKIRRTKPITVDMFKYAQSLTKKPVKGMLTGPYTIADWSFNEYYDNKRDLVLDLAEVINQEALDLEKAGALFVQIDEPAVPTHPEEIEIAKEAFKITTRGLRSFLITHICYGDFRPIWKEVVNFPVHQFDLEFTNNADKLYPLIENEGFPREKYIAVGVIDVHSHRIESVDEIKARIKEALKHFNPEQVFIDPDCGLKTRTWEEAKAKLENMVKAVMEVREELVKQGYPSEITIKLDL is encoded by the coding sequence ATGAAAGAAATAAAACTTCCCATATTACCCACAACTAGCGTAGGAAGTTTCCCCAAACCAGACTATTTAGTAAAGGCAAGAAATCAATATGCAAGAGGCTTAATTCCTTATTCTACTCTTCACGAGTTAGAGTTAAAAGCTACAGAAGAAGTTATAAGATTACAAGAAGAAATAGGAATAGATATATTAGTACATGGAGAAATGGAAAGAGGAGACATGGCAACCTATTTTGCCGAAAACTTAGAAGGATTTACCATAAGTGGCCTTGTAAGATCCTACGGAAATAGGTATTACAAGAAGCCTATTGTAATAGGAAAGATAAGAAGAACAAAACCTATTACTGTGGATATGTTTAAATATGCCCAAAGTTTGACGAAAAAGCCTGTAAAAGGAATGTTAACAGGACCTTATACTATAGCAGACTGGTCCTTTAACGAGTATTATGATAACAAGAGAGATTTAGTACTTGATCTTGCAGAGGTAATAAATCAAGAAGCATTAGATTTAGAAAAAGCAGGAGCCCTATTCGTACAAATAGATGAACCTGCAGTTCCAACTCATCCAGAAGAGATCGAAATAGCAAAAGAGGCTTTCAAAATTACCACAAGAGGTTTAAGAAGTTTTCTTATAACCCACATTTGCTATGGTGACTTTAGACCAATATGGAAAGAAGTAGTGAACTTCCCTGTCCATCAATTTGATCTTGAATTCACCAATAACGCTGATAAACTATATCCTCTTATAGAGAATGAGGGTTTTCCAAGAGAAAAGTATATTGCCGTTGGAGTCATCGATGTACACTCCCATAGAATAGAAAGTGTAGATGAGATAAAAGCAAGAATAAAAGAAGCATTAAAACATTTCAATCCAGAACAAGTATTTATTGATCCTGATTGTGGATTAAAAACAAGAACATGGGAAGAGGCAAAGGCAAAATTGGAAAATATGGTTAAAGCTGTGATGGAAGTAAGAGAGGAATTGGTAAAACAAGGCTATCCTTCTGAAATTACCATAAAATTAGATTTATGA
- a CDS encoding alanyl-tRNA editing protein: protein MKTRKIYYEDPEIFRWKSRIGKIKQEGDFLLSLDETIFYPEGGGQPSDKGEIIGDGWKILVDYVFEEDGIIWHKGKKSGERFPKVGEVVDIFIDKDLRREYMEQHTAQHLLSAILEKEYSLETTGFQIFEDHTKIEIPYKGLNPESFIKEVEEKVNDFIGKNIPVSIYWKDEKTRIVEIPGLDVNPCGGLHVKNLGELRVLKIVDFYRKNNIYWRVEFVAGRRVIKRLEEREKEYKKIKELLGNPDIVEGVEILLVKIENLERQVKKFKEELNSYRADLLLKDAIEVGGYKLILKILDLEMEDLKHIAQRLLAKEGILGVLFNSQGQGFVFGSKVENDIWDKVRNILLSNGWRGSKEGNFLQGKIENPSKLIEEILLRISHD, encoded by the coding sequence ATGAAAACAAGAAAGATTTATTACGAAGATCCAGAAATTTTTAGGTGGAAAAGTAGAATTGGAAAGATAAAGCAAGAAGGAGATTTCCTTCTAAGCTTAGACGAGACTATCTTCTACCCTGAAGGTGGAGGACAGCCCTCAGATAAGGGAGAGATAATAGGGGATGGCTGGAAAATCTTAGTTGATTATGTTTTTGAGGAAGATGGAATAATATGGCACAAGGGCAAAAAATCTGGGGAGAGATTTCCCAAAGTAGGAGAAGTAGTTGATATCTTTATAGACAAGGATCTACGCAGGGAGTATATGGAACAGCATACTGCCCAACATCTTCTTTCAGCTATTTTAGAGAAGGAATATTCCCTTGAAACTACAGGCTTTCAAATTTTTGAAGATCATACAAAGATTGAAATTCCTTATAAAGGTTTAAATCCAGAAAGTTTTATTAAAGAAGTAGAAGAAAAGGTTAATGATTTCATTGGTAAGAATATACCAGTCTCTATATACTGGAAAGATGAAAAAACGAGGATAGTTGAAATTCCAGGGCTTGATGTAAATCCTTGTGGAGGACTACATGTAAAGAACTTAGGAGAATTAAGGGTTTTAAAGATAGTAGATTTTTACAGAAAGAATAATATATATTGGCGAGTGGAATTTGTAGCAGGAAGAAGAGTGATTAAGAGACTTGAGGAGAGGGAAAAGGAATATAAGAAAATTAAAGAACTATTGGGAAATCCTGATATTGTTGAAGGAGTAGAGATACTTTTGGTAAAAATAGAAAATTTAGAGAGACAAGTTAAGAAGTTTAAAGAAGAATTGAATTCCTATAGAGCTGATTTACTCTTGAAAGATGCAATAGAGGTTGGGGGTTATAAATTGATTTTGAAGATTTTAGATCTTGAGATGGAGGACTTAAAACATATAGCTCAAAGACTTTTGGCAAAAGAGGGTATTTTAGGTGTTCTTTTTAATTCTCAAGGACAAGGTTTTGTGTTTGGTTCAAAAGTGGAGAATGATATTTGGGATAAGGTTCGTAATATTCTTTTGAGCAATGGATGGAGAGGGAGTAAAGAAGGGAATTTTTTACAGGGTAAGATAGAAAATCCAAGTAAACTCATAGAGGAAATCTTATTAAGAATTTCCCACGATTAA
- a CDS encoding GGDEF domain-containing protein, with protein MKIKNKIFLYYICISLIFFTFLEIIFVNVIKNEYLRNFKAEIQNYVNLCLNSISEKSKLIIDFENPQNFISKIESKIKGNQILKDLKVGGIIIQSNNTYSIIPTIDYEALPENLLTEKDLYYKDNYFYVYPLTKNSSNSTELIFIYNAKELRNKIVTSAISFSLPLLALQVFFTILFYYSMKYTYVKPLEKLAENLTLENVSMNIESHEINRKDEIGTLTRKIIDFEKSMKNIISSYEKILQQKGTNLSILLQCISEFNMAKKPVDVAKVIAKLCNGNFPIKIYDVYIVNPIEKEEFYQNLQIINREEAKEILDMLNFNPNNNFYTSKDIKLFAYNVPEDYILIPLRRNEKLYGFIATSTPTSNDLQDTTLSILYHLTVSLENSFLYEHTEKLSYVDPLTGVYNKRKIDEILENEVNRALRYNRPLSLIFIDIDHFKNINDTYGHIIGDSFLKELALFLLRNTRNIDTIGRFGGEEFVCILPETDLESAYKVGEKLRVRWNIERHIIPIKIDEKIGTLSMGISNLPTHSKNARELLILADNALYKAKKERNKTLIVGNS; from the coding sequence ATGAAAATTAAGAACAAGATATTTCTCTACTATATATGCATATCATTGATATTTTTCACCTTCTTAGAAATTATTTTTGTAAATGTCATAAAGAACGAATATCTTAGAAATTTTAAAGCCGAAATCCAAAATTACGTCAACCTATGCCTGAATTCCATCTCTGAAAAAAGCAAATTAATAATAGACTTTGAAAACCCTCAAAATTTTATATCAAAAATAGAAAGTAAAATAAAGGGAAATCAAATACTTAAAGATCTTAAAGTTGGAGGCATAATTATCCAAAGTAATAACACATATAGTATAATCCCCACAATAGATTATGAAGCCCTTCCTGAAAATCTTCTCACAGAAAAGGATCTTTATTACAAAGACAACTATTTTTATGTTTATCCTTTAACAAAAAATTCCTCTAACTCTACAGAATTAATATTTATTTATAATGCAAAAGAATTAAGAAATAAAATCGTAACTTCTGCTATCTCCTTTTCTCTACCTCTTCTTGCTCTCCAAGTATTCTTTACCATACTTTTTTACTACTCCATGAAGTACACCTATGTAAAACCCCTTGAAAAATTAGCTGAAAACTTAACTTTAGAAAATGTCTCAATGAATATAGAAAGTCACGAGATAAATAGAAAGGATGAGATTGGAACCCTTACCAGAAAGATTATTGACTTTGAAAAATCTATGAAAAACATAATAAGTTCTTATGAAAAAATTCTCCAACAAAAAGGAACTAACTTAAGCATACTTCTTCAATGTATTTCAGAATTTAATATGGCTAAAAAACCTGTAGACGTAGCAAAAGTAATAGCCAAACTTTGTAATGGAAACTTTCCCATAAAAATTTATGATGTTTATATCGTAAACCCTATAGAAAAAGAGGAGTTTTATCAAAATTTACAAATAATCAATAGAGAAGAAGCAAAAGAAATTTTAGACATGTTAAACTTCAATCCCAATAATAATTTCTATACCTCAAAAGACATAAAACTTTTTGCCTACAATGTTCCTGAAGATTATATCCTCATTCCACTAAGGAGAAATGAAAAATTATATGGGTTTATAGCAACGTCAACTCCTACTTCTAATGATCTACAAGATACTACTCTTTCAATCCTATATCATCTTACTGTATCCCTTGAAAACTCCTTTCTCTACGAACATACTGAAAAGCTGTCTTACGTTGATCCACTCACAGGGGTATATAATAAGAGAAAAATCGACGAAATCTTAGAAAACGAGGTAAACAGAGCCTTAAGGTATAACCGACCTTTAAGCTTGATATTCATAGATATCGATCACTTCAAGAATATAAATGATACTTACGGACACATTATAGGAGACAGTTTTTTGAAGGAATTGGCTCTTTTTTTACTACGTAATACAAGAAATATCGATACCATAGGAAGATTTGGAGGGGAAGAATTTGTATGTATCCTGCCTGAAACCGACCTAGAATCGGCTTATAAAGTAGGGGAAAAATTAAGAGTCAGATGGAATATAGAAAGGCACATAATTCCTATTAAAATTGATGAAAAAATAGGGACTTTGAGTATGGGGATATCAAATCTTCCTACCCACTCTAAGAATGCCAGGGAACTGTTAATATTAGCAGACAATGCCCTTTATAAAGCTAAAAAAGAAAGAAATAAAACCTTAATCGTGGGAAATTCTTAA
- a CDS encoding methylcobamide--CoM methyltransferase yields MIITVVDHYPKIPNPPREPKLRKAIHAYDQGKITKEELEKIFDEVTQEVIEEQISAGVELITDGQIRWEDGQSYIARKLEGTQIGGLIRYFDNNTYYRQPVIVGEIKWKEPIIVEDWKKAQKWAGSIPVKAVLTGPYTLGRLSRDEYYKNLEKLVKAYTNALIEETKLLEENKVKYLQFNEPSIQYYPEDIDLLIEVYKEIRKYFSGNLAIYTYFHTVIPIKNRLKDLPVDTFGIDFVSRKENFEIIQEFPKNLALGYGIVDARNTKLETPEQIASLIKKALECIPEDKLFVNPSCGLEYLPRERAYDKLVNLVKGVNLVRGERK; encoded by the coding sequence ATGATTATAACAGTTGTAGATCATTATCCTAAAATACCTAATCCACCTCGAGAACCAAAATTAAGAAAAGCTATTCATGCTTATGATCAGGGCAAAATTACAAAAGAAGAATTAGAAAAAATATTTGATGAGGTAACTCAAGAAGTTATAGAAGAACAAATCTCTGCTGGTGTGGAACTAATAACCGATGGACAAATAAGGTGGGAAGATGGACAAAGTTACATTGCTAGAAAACTTGAAGGAACTCAAATTGGAGGACTTATAAGGTACTTCGATAACAACACTTATTACCGACAGCCTGTAATCGTTGGAGAAATAAAATGGAAAGAACCTATCATTGTAGAAGATTGGAAAAAAGCCCAAAAATGGGCAGGCAGTATCCCGGTAAAAGCAGTACTCACAGGACCATATACCTTAGGAAGACTTAGCAGAGACGAATATTATAAAAATCTTGAAAAACTTGTAAAAGCCTATACTAATGCCCTTATAGAAGAAACAAAACTTCTAGAAGAAAACAAAGTTAAATATCTTCAATTTAATGAACCCTCCATACAGTATTATCCTGAGGATATAGATCTACTTATAGAAGTTTATAAAGAAATAAGAAAATACTTCTCGGGAAATTTGGCTATATATACTTATTTCCATACAGTAATTCCTATTAAAAACAGACTTAAGGATCTTCCTGTAGATACTTTTGGGATTGATTTTGTCTCTAGAAAGGAAAATTTTGAGATAATACAAGAATTCCCTAAAAATCTTGCCTTAGGTTATGGAATAGTAGATGCAAGAAATACAAAACTTGAAACCCCAGAACAAATTGCAAGTCTTATTAAAAAGGCATTAGAATGCATACCTGAAGACAAACTTTTTGTTAATCCCAGTTGTGGCCTTGAATATCTACCTCGAGAAAGGGCTTACGATAAACTAGTAAATCTCGTAAAAGGAGTAAACTTAGTAAGAGGTGAGAGAAAATGA
- a CDS encoding glycoside hydrolase family 38 C-terminal domain-containing protein, whose protein sequence is MVYNPTSFPQELKFELDTGQNLSLIYKDEILPSQKTYDNKMLFYSKDILIEPFSFITLKISKEEAKKIETDLVVEKNSLENTFLKVEINEDGTIDILYKDLNRKIFKERGNQLFVFPDRPRYWEAWDIPLNYEKFGREIKDVEKIEVLEKGPLRARIKVVKRYKDSKIVQHYTLYSYSKRLDIVSEIEWYERRTVLRAYFPMNILAPIVQYEIPYGIYWKPVHKNTSWEKAQFEIPAHRFIDLSQGDFGVSILNNGKYGHSIDENTIGITLLRSPLTPDYTADVGIHTFTYSILPHLGPLNESTIKEAEELNRPLYIMNLNEYKGEKSLLGWDKRNVILGALKKAEDEEGIILRFVEYLGKEEDVNIKFNISVRKIYETNLLEDTEKEISIENSNLKLHIRPFEIKTIKVIY, encoded by the coding sequence TTGGTATACAATCCAACCTCTTTCCCTCAAGAATTAAAATTTGAACTTGATACTGGTCAAAATCTATCCCTCATATATAAAGACGAAATTTTACCTTCCCAGAAAACCTACGATAATAAAATGCTTTTCTATTCAAAAGACATATTAATTGAGCCTTTTAGCTTTATAACTCTCAAAATCTCTAAAGAGGAAGCAAAGAAAATAGAAACCGATCTTGTTGTTGAGAAAAATTCCCTTGAAAATACCTTTTTAAAAGTAGAAATAAACGAGGATGGAACTATAGACATTCTATACAAAGACTTAAACAGAAAAATTTTTAAAGAGAGAGGAAATCAACTCTTCGTATTTCCAGATAGACCAAGATACTGGGAAGCTTGGGATATACCTTTGAATTACGAAAAATTTGGAAGAGAAATAAAAGACGTGGAGAAAATTGAGGTATTAGAAAAGGGTCCTTTAAGAGCAAGGATAAAAGTAGTAAAAAGATACAAAGATTCAAAAATAGTTCAGCACTATACCCTCTATTCTTACTCAAAGAGATTGGATATTGTAAGTGAAATTGAGTGGTACGAAAGAAGGACCGTGCTAAGAGCATATTTCCCTATGAATATACTTGCTCCTATTGTGCAGTACGAAATACCTTATGGTATTTACTGGAAACCAGTACATAAAAATACCTCATGGGAAAAAGCTCAGTTTGAAATTCCAGCCCATAGATTTATTGACCTCTCCCAAGGAGATTTTGGAGTAAGCATACTTAATAATGGAAAATATGGTCATAGCATTGATGAAAACACTATAGGAATAACCTTATTGAGATCACCTCTAACCCCTGATTATACTGCAGATGTAGGTATACACACTTTTACATACTCTATTTTACCCCATTTAGGCCCCTTAAATGAATCCACCATAAAAGAGGCAGAGGAACTTAATAGACCTCTTTATATTATGAATCTTAATGAATATAAAGGAGAAAAATCCCTTTTGGGTTGGGATAAAAGGAACGTAATACTTGGAGCACTGAAAAAAGCAGAAGATGAAGAGGGAATAATTTTAAGATTTGTAGAATACTTAGGAAAAGAAGAAGATGTTAATATAAAATTCAATATCTCAGTTAGAAAGATCTATGAAACAAATTTATTAGAGGATACGGAAAAAGAGATAAGTATTGAAAATTCTAATCTTAAACTACATATAAGACCTTTTGAAATAAAAACCATTAAAGTAATTTATTGA